A genome region from Rattus norvegicus strain BN/NHsdMcwi chromosome 17, GRCr8, whole genome shotgun sequence includes the following:
- the Tubb2al1 gene encoding tubulin beta-4B chain-like isoform X3: MRLPSFQFWEVISDEHGIDPTGSYHGDSDLQLERINVYYNEAAGNKYVPRAILVDLEPGTMDSVKSGPFSQIFRPDNFVFEEKKTLMSTSASCYLP, translated from the exons ATGCGATTGCCTTCGTTTCAGTTTTGGGAGGTGATAAGCGATGAGCATGGCATCGACCCCACTGGCAGTTACCATGGCGACAGTGACTTGCAGCTGGAGAGAATCAATGTGTACTACAATGAAGCTGCTG GCAACAAATATGTACCTCGGGCCATCCTAGTGGACCTGGAGCCAGGCACCATGGACTCAGTGAAGTCGGGACCATTCAGCCAGATCTTCAGGCCAGACAACTTTGTGTTCG aagagaagaaaacattgatGTCAACCTCCGCAAGTTGTTATTTGCCTTGA
- the Tubb2al1 gene encoding tubulin beta-4B chain-like isoform X4, with product MRLPSFQFWEVISDEHGIDPTGSYHGDSDLQLERINVYYNEAAGNKYVPRAILVDLEPGTMDSVKSGPFSQIFRPDNFVFEKKTLMSTSASCYLP from the exons ATGCGATTGCCTTCGTTTCAGTTTTGGGAGGTGATAAGCGATGAGCATGGCATCGACCCCACTGGCAGTTACCATGGCGACAGTGACTTGCAGCTGGAGAGAATCAATGTGTACTACAATGAAGCTGCTG GCAACAAATATGTACCTCGGGCCATCCTAGTGGACCTGGAGCCAGGCACCATGGACTCAGTGAAGTCGGGACCATTCAGCCAGATCTTCAGGCCAGACAACTTTGTGTTCG agaagaaaacattgatGTCAACCTCCGCAAGTTGTTATTTGCCTTGA
- the Tubb2al1 gene encoding tubulin beta-4B chain-like isoform X1: MRLPSFQFWEVISDEHGIDPTGSYHGDSDLQLERINVYYNEAAGNKYVPRAILVDLEPGTMDSVKSGPFSQIFRPDNFVFGMSSCSRRAAQLTHSLPSSRGLYSSVCSIQLSLCPRDRKSWPNLCS; the protein is encoded by the exons ATGCGATTGCCTTCGTTTCAGTTTTGGGAGGTGATAAGCGATGAGCATGGCATCGACCCCACTGGCAGTTACCATGGCGACAGTGACTTGCAGCTGGAGAGAATCAATGTGTACTACAATGAAGCTGCTG GCAACAAATATGTACCTCGGGCCATCCTAGTGGACCTGGAGCCAGGCACCATGGACTCAGTGAAGTCGGGACCATTCAGCCAGATCTTCAGGCCAGACAACTTTGTGTTCGGTATGTCGTCATGCTCTAGGAGAGCTGCCCAGCTGACTCATTCCCTTCCTAGCAGCCGTGGGCTTTACAGTTCTGTGTGCAGCATCCAGCTGAGCCTGTGTCCCAGGGACCGCAAGTCCTGGCCTAACCTATGCAGCTGA
- the Tubb2al1 gene encoding tubulin beta-4B chain-like isoform X2 has product MRLPSFQFWEVISDEHGIDPTGSYHGDSDLQLERINVYYNEAAGNKYVPRAILVDLEPGTMDSVKSGPFSQIFRPDNFVFGTVAHLRDDLKYTKECGRHI; this is encoded by the exons ATGCGATTGCCTTCGTTTCAGTTTTGGGAGGTGATAAGCGATGAGCATGGCATCGACCCCACTGGCAGTTACCATGGCGACAGTGACTTGCAGCTGGAGAGAATCAATGTGTACTACAATGAAGCTGCTG GCAACAAATATGTACCTCGGGCCATCCTAGTGGACCTGGAGCCAGGCACCATGGACTCAGTGAAGTCGGGACCATTCAGCCAGATCTTCAGGCCAGACAACTTTGTGTTCG GTACTGTGGCTCATCTAAGAGATGATTTAAAGTACACAAAGGAGTGTGGAAGGCATATATGA